A single window of Triplophysa dalaica isolate WHDGS20190420 chromosome 14, ASM1584641v1, whole genome shotgun sequence DNA harbors:
- the tbcb gene encoding tubulin-folding cofactor B, translated as MEASVTVITNPTVSVRVTSTVSSFESNRRFNRGITIAEFKSKLELIVGTPAAYMDLDLYNASDRFLQKLENNDALLGSYPVDDDCRIHVTDCSGTQSGEFTDVSKVDKFEISDDAYEKRSDSVRNFKKNMKLGRFNEENMALQEETLAKKEEEEKAAAEAIAIGNRCKIQIAGQPTKIGTVMYVGTTDFKPGCWVGVKYDEPLGKNNGTVNGKQYFECQPKYGAFVKPLSVCVGDFPEEDYGLDEM; from the exons ATGGAGGCGAGCGTCACAGTCATCACCAACCCGACCGTCTCCGTGCGGGTCACGAGCACCGTCAGCTCATTTGAGTCCAACCGGAGGTTCAACCGAGGCATCACGATCGCTGAGTTTAAG AGTAAACTGGAGCTGATTGTGGGTACCCCAGCAGCCTATATGGATCTTGACCTCTACAATGCTTCAGACAGGTTTTTACAGAAGCTTGAGAACAATGACGCCCTGCTTGGATCCTATCCTGTAGATGATGACTGCAGAATACAC gtGACAGACTGCAGTGGAACACAAAGTGGGGAGTTCACCGATGTATCCAAAGTGGATAAATTTGAGATTTCGGATGACGCCTACGAAAAAAGATCAG ATTCGGTGCGGAACTTCAAGAAGAATATGAAGTTGGGTCGATTTAATGAGGAAAACATGGCTTTGCAAGAAGAGACTCTGGCTaagaaagaagaggaagagaaggCAGCCGCTGAAGCCATTGCGATTGGTAATCGCTGTAAAATTCAAATTGCCGGGCAACCCACCAAGATTGGCACTGTTATGTATGTTG GTACAACAGATTTCAAGCCAGGCTGTTGGGTAGGTGTGAAATATGATGAGCCGCTTGGGAAGAATAATGGAAC TGTGAATGGCAAACAATACTTTGAGTGTCAACCGAAATATGGCGCCTTCGTGAAGCCGCTCTCAGTATGCGTGGGAGACTTCCCTGAAGAGGACTATGGTTTGGATGAGATGTAA
- the six5 gene encoding homeobox protein SIX5, producing MASLSLESTEQTENGAKESTEDEAKVKEETDPDEVSEQLLQSFQNSALSFSTDQVACLCEALLQAGNVDRLWRFLSTIPPSAEMLRGNETLLKAQALVAFHRDEFKELYAILDGHDFHPSNHGFLQDLYLKARYKEAERSRGRSLGAVDKYRLRKKFPLPKTIWDGEETVYCFKEKSRNALKDCYKINRYPTPDEKKNLAKATGLSLTQVSNWFKNRRQRDRTPSGTNSKSESDGNHSTEDEASKGDLEDITDKSAQETGSSTVPLLSFTGAPGNTGGQLILNSTGGFLTSSHPLLLNGSPLLSGAGTGVIINGLTLSDGHTVTLSPVTANAPLLLNGAQMITKDERRFNDMDVQSSLPNMVLSPYASLTNTIPLSISEEAKTASSSVSPLDFISLPEALKNLDNTQSVPTNSMSTSTISTSVISSMSFPSVVLTQNSVSTSTAGCANSVISSPLVPLHPTQPPEIVVFAKTDALAPSCSSSPQVLSLPQVVPSIQGIPVSQLMQHQPGATLSSCPQLVPVSPLNPQLPQSPIPQFPTPTLQIGPRLAQAQPPNGSNTLSTSTALSLSQLTDSQLEHGLAGQLGDEITSTTISQTSMGTQVIPISSPTQVVPVSHPKDTGQPQLVPLSLPQFMPVTSIAGTPTGTFSFPQVVPGAPSLSIPSSGGAFQILTSGSGAGLGVAQGPIRLSPIGPPQSVPTASIPGVQLLNSGVIQLPSASPGNLLLAGGLGGSPILSLQNGKLILTIPTGIQFTTMPVKSVPENIVSSAIDLTSNVHPLENLPVPSFTAQTSNSLQSSPLGFIGSSTLYCSPEPGTIANPTPGASPNTPDSSSTPTPTGILQSHQTLSPDSMLPLSPICSGVATGTHLSQPVWSPVPLSSSAGLTLFDMRGKGDISEDPALLVLPGGESLLLGTPPPGEDVERHSQLDDVEDMDGDSKILTQLQSVPVDDELGL from the exons atggcttcCTTGTCTTTGGAGTCCACAGAACAAACGGAAAACGGTGCAAAGGAGTCCACGGAAGATGAAGCCAAAGTTAAAGAGGAGACGGACCCGGACGAAGTTTCGGAACAATTGCTGCAAAGCTTCCAGAACTCGGCGCTCAGCTTTTCCACCGATCAAGTCGCGTGTCTGTGCGAGGCGCTCCTGCAAGCGGGCAATGTGGATCGCCTGTGGAGATTTCTCTCCACCATCCCTCCTTCGGCCGAAATGCTACGTGGCAACGAGACCCTGCTGAAGGCCCAGGCTTTGGTGGCTTTTCACAGGGACGAGTTCAAAGAGTTGTATGCCATACTGGACGGTCACGACTTTCACCCGAGTAACCATGGGTTCCTTCAAGACCTCTACTTAAAAGCGCGCTACAAGGAGGCTGAGAGGTCCCGGGGTCGCAGTTTAGGCGCCGTGGACAAATATCGACTCCGAAAAAAGTTCCCTCTGCCAAAAACCATTTGGGACGGAGAGGAGACGGTGTACTGCTTCAAGGAGAAGTCGCGGAACGCTCTGAAGGATTGCTACAAGATCAACAGGTATCCCACTCCGGACGAGAAGAAGAATTTAGCCAAAGCCACCGGACTTTCTTTGACTCAAGTGAGCAACTGGTTTAAGAATCGCCGACAGAGAGACCGAACCCCGTCCGGTACCAACAGCAAAAG TGAATCTGATGGGAACCACAGCACAGAAGATGAAGCAAGCAAAGGAGATCTGGAAGACATTACTGACAAATCTGCTCAAGAGACAGGCAGCTCCACAGTACCTCTTTTATCTTTCACCGGAGCTCCTGGCAATACTGGTGGTCAGCTTATTCTCAATAGCACAGGGGGATTCCTCACAAGTTCTCACCCACTGCTGCTCAATGGGAGCCCTTTACTCTCAGGGGCAGGAACCGGGGTCATCATCAATGGGTTGACACTAAGCGATGGTCACACCGTCACTCTTAGTCCTGTTACAGCAAACGCACCATTGCTACTTAACGGGGCACAAATGATAACCAAAGATGAACGTAGGTTCAATGACATGGATGTCCAAAGCAGCCTACCCAATATGGTGCTGAGTCCATATGCCagtttaacaaacacaataccTCTCTCTATCAGTGAAGAGGCAAAAACAGCCAGCAGCAGTGTTTCACCACTGGATTTCATCTCTCTTCCGGAGGCCTTAAAGAATCTAGACAATACCCAGTCCGTGCCTACAAACTCTATGTCCACGTCCACCATCTCCACTTCGGTTATCTCTTCAATGTCTTTTCCTTCAGTGGTCTTGACCCAAAATAGTGTTTCTACGTCAACAGCTGGCTGTGCAAATTCAGTCATTTCTAGTCCCTTGGTGCCACTACATCCCACACAACCACCAGAGATTGTTGTATTTGCAAAGACTGATGCCCTGGCCCCCTCCTGCAGCTCCAGCCCTCAGGTGCTGTCTTTACCCCAGGTTGTGCCATCTATACAAGGCATTCCAGTGTCCCAACTAATGCAACATCAACCTGGGGCCACCCTGTCTTCATGTCCACAACTTGTACCAGTCTCCCCTCTCAATCCACAGCTACCCCAATCTCCCATTCCTCAATTTCCAACACCGACCTTGCAGATTGGTCCCAGACTTGCTCAAGCTCAGCCCCCAAACGGCTCCAACACACTAAGCACCAGTACAGCTTTATCCCTCTCCCAACTGACTGATAGCCAACTTGAACACGGACTTGCGGGTCAGCTAGGAGACGAGATTACTTCAACCACAATCTCACAGACCTCTATGGGAACACAGGTGATTCCCATCTCCTCTCCAACTCAAGTTGTGCCTGTTTCCCACCCCAAAGACACAGGCCAGCCTCAGCTGGTCCCCCTTTCACTGCCTCAGTTTATGCCTGTGACATCCATTGCAGGAACGCCCACTGGAACTTTCTCTTTCCCTCAGGTGGTCCCAGGGGCACCGTCTCTTTCAATCCCATCCTCAGGAGGCGCGTTCCAGATTCTGACATCTGGGTCTGGTGCAGGATTAGGTGTTGCCCAGGGGCCAATACGTCTTAGCCCAATAGGTCCTCCTCAGAGTGTCCCTACTGCTTCCATCCCTGGTGTTCAGCTGCTGAATTCAGGCGTTATCCAACTGCCTTCAGCTTCTCCAG GCAATCTCCTATTAGCAGGTGGATTAGGAGGCAGCCCCATTCTAAGTCTTCAGAATGGTAAACTCATCCTTACTATCCCAACTGGAATCCAGTTCACTACCATGCCTGTCAAGTCCGTCCCAGAAAACATAGTTTCAAGCGCCATTGATCTAACCTCTAACGTACACCCACTTGAAAATCTACCAGTGCCTTCATTCACTGCTCAAACTTCAAATTCACTACAGTCATCTCCTTTGGGATTTATTGGTTCCTCTACACTCTATTGCAGCCCTGAGCCAGGGACCATTGCCAACCCCACCCCAGGAGCTTCTCCTAACACTCCAGACTCCTCTAGCACTCCCACCCCTACAGGCATCCTACAATCCCACCAGACCCTCAGCCCTGATAGTATGCTCCCCCTCAGTCCAATCTGTAGTGGTGTGGCAACTGGCACTCACCTCTCACAGCCAGTCTGGAGCCCGGTGCCTCTGTCCTCCTCTGCTGGCCTGACATTATTTGACATGCGTGGGAAAGGGGATATATCGGAAGACCCCGCTTTGTTAGTCCTACCGGGTGGAGAGTCTCTCCTGTTGGGCACTCCTCCTCCGGGCGAGGATGTGGAAAGACATTCTCAACTGGATGATGTAGAGGACATGGATGGGGACTCAAAAATTCTGACACAACTCCAGTCTGTCCCTGTGGATGATGAGTTGGGTTTGTAA